Proteins encoded within one genomic window of Odocoileus virginianus isolate 20LAN1187 ecotype Illinois chromosome 2, Ovbor_1.2, whole genome shotgun sequence:
- the TSPYL6 gene encoding testis-specific Y-encoded-like protein 6, which yields MTGSFAGRLRHFKMYKLYSLATRAAWKLSRSHRSSFRRRGAHPRLPRTPALPPQLPTAGAHGRGGARVGLEEVGPPTEDREATSASGAANSSLGNGFQCETGGEKALETCDTGRSESELTAGGKAVETKTERGPIFPEAVNEEERVEVEKPVAGEREVVEEHRGVEEAKDEAGPPTRTEGLPRKALESSQLEVDAGNAQADPAFLQVERRYRRVRQHYLRWRKHVIRHIPGFWVTAFRNHPQLSALISGRDAEILSYLANLEVKELRHPQMGYKFKFLFRRNPYFRNKWLVKEYEVTPSGQVVSLSTPIIWHPGHEAQVFLCRNQDLMCGFLAWFSDNSLPEPDRIAEIIKEDLWPKALQYYLLDEAPHRARLLQIREPVETPRPPGFPPG from the coding sequence CGAGGGCAGCTTGGAAACTGTCGCGCTCCCACCGCTCCAGCTTCCGGAGGAGGGGGGCGCACCCCAGGCTCCCGCGGACGCCAGCTCTACCCCCCCAGCTCCCAACTGCTGGGGCTCACGGTCGTGGAGGGGCCCGAGTGGGACTAGAGGAGGTCGGGCCACCCacggaggacagggaagcaacctctGCCTCTGGGGCAGCCAACAGCAGCCTGGGAAATGGTTTTCAGTGTGAAACTGGCGGGGAGAAGGCCCTAGAAACCTGTGACACCGGGAGATCAGAGTCTGAGCTGACGGCTGGAGGGAAGGCTGTGGAAACTAAGACCGAAAGGGGCCCCATCTTTCCAGAAGCAGTGAACGAGGAGGAGAGGGTTGAAGTGGAGAAGCCGGTGGCTGGGGAAAGGGAAGTGGTGGAGGAACACAGAGGGGTAGAGGAGGCAAAGGACGAGGCAGGGCCCCCAACTCGGACTGAGGGTCTCCCCCGGAAAGCCCTGGAGTCCAGCCAGCTGGAAGTGGATGCCGGGAACGCTCAGGCTGACCCGGCCTTCCTCCAGGTGGAGCGCAGGTACAGGCGCGTGCGTCAACACTACCTCCGGTGGAGGAAGCACGTCATTCGGCACATCCCGGGCTTCTGGGTCACTGCCTTTCGGAACCACCCACAGCTATCTGCCCTGATTAGCGGCAGAGATGCAGAGATACTCAGCTACTTAGCCAATTTGGAGGTGAAAGAGCTCAGACATCCTCAGATGGGCTATAAATTCAAGTTCCTCTTTCGAAGAAACCCATACTTCAGAAACAAGTGGCTTGTGAAGGAATACGAGGTCACACCCTCCGGCCAAGTGGTGTCTCTTTCCACTCCGATCATATGGCACCCGGGTCATGAAGCCCAGGTCTTCCTTTGTAGGAACCAAGACCTCATGTGTGGCTTTTTGGCCTGGTTTTCAGACAACAGCCTTCCAGAGCCTGACAGGATTGCTGAGATTATCAAAGAGGATCTCTGGCCAAAGGCACTGCAATACTACCTACTGGATGAAGCGCCCCATAGAGCTAGACTTCTCCAGATCAGGGAACCAGTGGAGACCCCCAGGCCCCCTGGGTTCCCACCTGGCTAA